From the genome of Periplaneta americana isolate PAMFEO1 chromosome 15, P.americana_PAMFEO1_priV1, whole genome shotgun sequence, one region includes:
- the sel gene encoding protein seele, whose protein sequence is MKLCNLLFIILPHCVLATVDPKNVRCLVCRSVVEEIDNVIQKVDPKKTMEVGSYRLDSKGNQKQKSVPYARSEMHLTEVLETVCNKMDDYVRATYKTSGELTLLRLIGADGQMNPDLSRVDIIQDSDLNKSLKFYCEGIVEEYEENILRLFGRNADNIDIKLCSNEANLCSHTESDADDYEFEDKDEL, encoded by the exons ATGAAGCTCTGTAATTTGCTATTTATAATACTTCCACATTGTGTTTTAGCAACAGTAGACCCTAAGAACGTGAGATGTTTAG TTTGCCGTAGTGTAGTAGAAGAAATTGATAATGTAATCCAGAAAGTTGACCCGAAGAAAACCATGGAAGTTGGGAGTTACAGACTAGATTCAAAGGGAAATCAAAAACAGAAATCC GTACCCTATGCTCGCTCAGAGATGCACCTAACAGAAGTTTTGGAAACAGTCTgcaataaaatggatgactatgTGAGAGCCACTTACAAGACATCAGGAGAACTAACGCTTCTGCGTCTCATTGGAGCTGATGGACAGATGAACCCTGACCTGAGCCGAGTAGACATTATTCAAGACTCAGATCTCAACAAAAGCCTCAAATTCTAT TGTGAAGGCATTGTGGAAGAATATGAAGAGAACATCCTGCGGCTGTTTGGGAGAAATGCGGACAACATCGATATCAAACTGTGCTCCAATGAGGCCAACCTGTGTTCGCACACGGAGTCTGATGCTGATGACTACGAGTTCGAAGACAAAGACGAGTTGTGA